One stretch of Prionailurus viverrinus isolate Anna chromosome C1, UM_Priviv_1.0, whole genome shotgun sequence DNA includes these proteins:
- the CD164L2 gene encoding CD164 sialomucin-like 2 protein isoform X3, which translates to MAAPGPRALRAALCGGCCCLLLCAQLAVAGKGARGFGRGALLRMNIRPAVPGACKQFKLCEHCVEGHKAHNLSGCVWEQCQPEEPGHCVARAEVVKEGCSVYNRSESCPAAHHHPTYEPKTVTTGSPPGPEAHGPGFDGASFIGGVVLVLSLQAAAFFVLRFLKAKDSTYQTL; encoded by the exons ATGGCCGCGCCGGGACCCCGCGCCTTACGGGCCGCGCTCTGTGGCGGCTGCTGCTGCCTCCTCCTGTGTGCCCAGCTCGCTGTGGCTG GTAAAGGAGCTCGAGGCTTTGGGCGGGGAGCCCTGCTCCGCATGAACATCCGGCCAGCTGTCCCGGGGGCCTGCAAACAGTTCAAGCTCTGTGAGCATTGTGTGGAGGGGCACAAAGCACACAACCTCTCTGGCTGCGTGTGGGAGCAGTGTCAGCCAGAGGAGCCAG GACACTGTGTGGCCCGAGCTGAGGTGGTCAAGGAAGGTTGCTCTGTCTACAACCGCTCAGAGTCGTGTCCAG ctgcccaccaccaccccacctaTGAACCAAAGACAGTCACAACAG GGAGCCCCCCAGGCCCTGAAGCCCACGGCCCTGGCTTTGATGGGGCCAGCTTCATTGGGGGCGTCGTGCTTGTGCTGAGCCTGCAGGCAGCGGCCTTCTTCGTCTTGCGCTTCCTCAAGGCCAAGGACAGCACCTACCAGACACTGTGA
- the CD164L2 gene encoding CD164 sialomucin-like 2 protein isoform X1, whose protein sequence is MAAPGPRALRAALCGGCCCLLLCAQLAVAGKGARGFGRGALLRMNIRPAVPGACKQFKLCEHCVEGHKAHNLSGCVWEQCQPEEPGHCVARAEVVKEGCSVYNRSESCPAAHHHPTYEPKTVTTGSPPGPEAHGPGFDGASFIGGVVLVLSLQAAAFFVLRFLKAKDSTYQTLEENQ, encoded by the exons ATGGCCGCGCCGGGACCCCGCGCCTTACGGGCCGCGCTCTGTGGCGGCTGCTGCTGCCTCCTCCTGTGTGCCCAGCTCGCTGTGGCTG GTAAAGGAGCTCGAGGCTTTGGGCGGGGAGCCCTGCTCCGCATGAACATCCGGCCAGCTGTCCCGGGGGCCTGCAAACAGTTCAAGCTCTGTGAGCATTGTGTGGAGGGGCACAAAGCACACAACCTCTCTGGCTGCGTGTGGGAGCAGTGTCAGCCAGAGGAGCCAG GACACTGTGTGGCCCGAGCTGAGGTGGTCAAGGAAGGTTGCTCTGTCTACAACCGCTCAGAGTCGTGTCCAG ctgcccaccaccaccccacctaTGAACCAAAGACAGTCACAACAG GGAGCCCCCCAGGCCCTGAAGCCCACGGCCCTGGCTTTGATGGGGCCAGCTTCATTGGGGGCGTCGTGCTTGTGCTGAGCCTGCAGGCAGCGGCCTTCTTCGTCTTGCGCTTCCTCAAGGCCAAGGACAGCACCTACCAGACACT AGAGGAGAACCAGTAG
- the CD164L2 gene encoding CD164 sialomucin-like 2 protein isoform X2, which translates to MAAPGPRALRAALCGGCCCLLLCAQLAVAGKGARGFGRGALLRMNIRPAVPGACKQFKLCEHCVEGHKAHNLSGCVWEQCQPEEPGHCVARAEVVKEGCSVYNRSESCPAAHHHPTYEPKTVTTGSPPGPEAHGPGFDGASFIGGVVLVLSLQAAAFFVLRFLKAKDSTYQTLI; encoded by the exons ATGGCCGCGCCGGGACCCCGCGCCTTACGGGCCGCGCTCTGTGGCGGCTGCTGCTGCCTCCTCCTGTGTGCCCAGCTCGCTGTGGCTG GTAAAGGAGCTCGAGGCTTTGGGCGGGGAGCCCTGCTCCGCATGAACATCCGGCCAGCTGTCCCGGGGGCCTGCAAACAGTTCAAGCTCTGTGAGCATTGTGTGGAGGGGCACAAAGCACACAACCTCTCTGGCTGCGTGTGGGAGCAGTGTCAGCCAGAGGAGCCAG GACACTGTGTGGCCCGAGCTGAGGTGGTCAAGGAAGGTTGCTCTGTCTACAACCGCTCAGAGTCGTGTCCAG ctgcccaccaccaccccacctaTGAACCAAAGACAGTCACAACAG GGAGCCCCCCAGGCCCTGAAGCCCACGGCCCTGGCTTTGATGGGGCCAGCTTCATTGGGGGCGTCGTGCTTGTGCTGAGCCTGCAGGCAGCGGCCTTCTTCGTCTTGCGCTTCCTCAAGGCCAAGGACAGCACCTACCAGACACT AATCTGA